Part of the Arsenicicoccus sp. oral taxon 190 genome, TCGCCTTCGCCAACGCCACGCTGCGCGCGGTCAACCTGCCGCTGCCGCCGACCGAGGAGGCACGGGAGACCCAGGCGCGCGGCGCAGCCGGGGAGCTGTCGGCCGAGGGCGCGCCGGACTGAGCGACGGGCCGGACCTGGGCGGCTGGCTGGACCTGAGCGGCTGGGCCAGACCTGAGCGGCTGGCTGGTCAGGCGGTGCGGGCCTCGATCCGGGCGGCGATCGCCGAGAGCGCCTGGTCCAGCCCGAGGTCGATGGTGGCGGGGTCGCCATGCTCTGTGCTGAGCGTGATCTCGAGCTCCGACGGGTCGTCGCCGGTGACGGTGAGGCTGCCGTGGTAGCTGTGTCGCTCGGAGCCCCACTCCATCGCCCGGGCGTCCTCCTCGACGCGCAGCCAGGCGGTGCCCTGCACCTCGAGCTCGCGCGTGCCGTCCGGGGTGACCACGGCGGTCACCTGGACGGTCCCGTCCGGCCGTGGCTCGACGCGCCGCATGCGCGGCATGAAGTCGGGCAGGTTGCGCGGGTCGCTCAGGTAGGCCCAGGTACTTGCGGCGGGGGCGGCGATGGTCACGGTGCGGCGGTGCTGCGACATGGTCTCTCCTCGTCGAGCCGGTGATGTCCCAGTCCTATCAGGTGGCGCGCACGCCGGTTCGGGCGGGGCGGCCCGGGTCGACCGCCCTCAGCGCCGGCCGACACGTCAGGCCGCACGACCACGATCTCCAACGTCGGCGAGTCGGCGTCTACACGGGGAGACCGATCAGCAACCCCGGCGAGTCGGCAATCGCGGCCAGGCGGATGGCCCGCGGCCGCTCCCGGTCTCGGCCGCCGTTTCCGGTCTCGGTGGCCAGTCTCCGTCTGGGGCTGCAGCCGGAGACGGGGACTGCAGGGCAAGACGGGGGATGGAAGGGGAGACGGGGGATGGAGGTCCAGACGGGGGATGGAGGGCGAGACGGGGGATGGAGGTCCAGACGGGGGACGGAGGGCGAGGGGCCGGTTGCGGTCTTGGTGGCCGTTCCCGGTCTCGGTGGCCAGTTTCCGTCTGGGGCTGCAGCCGGAGACGGGGACTGCAGGTCAAGACGGGGGATGGAAGGGGAGACGGGGGAGGCTGGTCAAGACGGGGGACGGAGGGCGAGGGGCCGCTCCCGGTCTCGGTGGCCGTTCCCGGTCTCGGCTGCCGCTCCCGGTCTTGGTGGCCGTTCCCGGTCTGGGTGGCCAGTTTCCGTCTGGGGCTGCAGCCGGAGACGGGGACTGCAGGTCAAGACGGGGGATGGAAGGGGAGACGGGGGAGGCTGGTCAAGACGGGGACGGAGGGCGAGGGGCCGTTCCCGGTCTCGGCTGCCGCCACCGGTCTCGGTGGCCGTTCCCGGTTTCGGCGGCCAGTCTCCGTCTGGGGCTGCAGCCGGAGACGGGGATTGCAGGTCGAGACGGGGGACGCAGGGCGAGACGGGGGAGGCAGGGCGAGACGGGGGGTGGGGCGGCGAGACTCCCTCAGCGCCAGCTCTCCAGCAGCGTGAACCCGGCGACGACCACCAGCAGCGCCCCGAAGGCCCGCTGCAGCCGCGCCGCCGACGTCCGCCGACCGACCCGGCCCCCGAGCAGCCCGCCGACCACCATCGCCACGGTCAGCGCGGTCGTCAGCGGCGCGTCGAGCCGGC contains:
- a CDS encoding SRPBCC family protein, which gives rise to MSQHRRTVTIAAPAASTWAYLSDPRNLPDFMPRMRRVEPRPDGTVQVTAVVTPDGTRELEVQGTAWLRVEEDARAMEWGSERHSYHGSLTVTGDDPSELEITLSTEHGDPATIDLGLDQALSAIAARIEARTA